The genomic region ACGTGTGCAACAAATAATTCTATCCTTATTTTAAGAATTTATTAAGGTCATCCGAATAATTTTTTACACCTTGATTATTGCAATGCGCGCTTTAATATCATTTACTTAATTTTACCTTTTCAATAAGTCGTTTCATCTTGTGGAggaataatttaaaattacaaatcgGTTGGTAATAAAAAGGTTATCTTTTGTTAAGAGATTATCAccgatttattgaaataatttgctaCAGCAGGCATTTAGCTCGAGTAATGAACAAAGTCATTTTTTgatattcaaaaaaaaaaacaattttaatttttcaattcAATCACACCTACCGGCCGGCTATTTCACacgttaaaaaatgtaaaaagctAACAGTGACTCGCGTCAATTAATTACGCCTTTGAAAGAGGTGCTCACGTCAATTAGCTACTCAAACTCGCAGATTAACACGTGTCTTCTGACAATCATGCGTGCTTTAATGAGGCTCGTAGTAAATAAAAGGACCATAAGTACCTGAAGCCAAAATCATTCAAAGgaatacatatagaaaaaaaaacaacgcctTACGTCAAGATACACCTTATATCGAAATATTGGCCCTCTCGAATTCAGTAGGTatgaatttattttgatttttataacagttgataattttaaatttacataacacGTTATCTGATGGACCGTATGATTAAAGATGCTTTACATTTAAACTTCTACATGTTTTAGTAACAGATAAAAATGGTTTACTtgttatgtttacttattttCATGTTAACTTAATAAAGTGCTGCGAAGCATAAcgttatcaatataaatatatgtatattttcagATGCCGTGTACTGATACAACGATGACTACTATATACGTGACAATCTCGGGAATCGTCGTTCCCTGTGACGTAACAAAGACAACTTCATGCTATGACGTCATCCGCATGTTGACCTCGAACAGCATCAAACGTGACTATGCAATATTCGAGTCGACCAGTGAGAAGGAGATACTGCTTCCGATGAAGTCGTCGATGCTCAAGGTTATTACGTCATGGGGCGCCGAGTGGTTCCGGAAGTCTTTGGTGATCCGACCAGTAGACGCTCACACGTGCAGATTGGCGAGCATGTCACGTGCGCAAAGGATACTTCACCGCCTGACCCACGGAAGGAATTCGTCAACTAAACGCATGTGTACGGGCCCTCACCGGGATGCAGTAACAGAAAAATACTGCGCCTCAACTGCCGGTAAATCTGACGAAGTTCTTGGTAAACAGGACATAATGAATCGCTTTTTTCTTGACGTAAAATTTAACAGCGGACGGTCCACTTCGCAACTGAATGACGAGCTTGACGCTGAGGCATACAAGGCATTGACAGAAGTGCTTCTGGGGAGGTTACGTGATGACGACAAGGAGAGGGAGTCTGTGGCTTCAGGATTGCAGTTGGACCGGATGCGCGTCAATTGTTTGGATTCAGATGAAGACGGACTTAGCGATAGTGGATCAGACGTTAGCGAGCTTAACAAGTGCTTCGTAGCCAGTTTCAACGACACGTGCATCGCGGACTTCAACTGGTCACAGGCTGAAAGCGCGTTCTGTAATGACAGCGACTGCAGCAGCGTCGGAGAGCTGGAAAAGAACGTTCTGTAGGTGTGCGAGGCAGGGCTTAGCGGCCCCGACCAAGTAAGCTGATGTGGGGAGGAGATCTTGTCCACTAGTCCATGAGAGTCTTACAGGGAATCACGTCACGTGATATGAATGACACATGGAGTGACGTCACGTGATATGAATGACACAGGGAGTGACGTCACGTGATATGAATGACGCAAGGAGTTACTTCACGTGATATAAATTACACAGGGAATGACGTCACGTGATATGAATGACACAGGGGTGACGTCACGTGATATGAATGAGTACTTATATTTGTTTGCTGTATTTGttgctgtttgttgttgttgttattggtaTAATGAAATGTGCTACACAATGTTATTAAAACGCATATCAAATACGTTGGTTTTGTTCTTTATGTGTGATTGTTGTTTATATGTGTGATTGTTGTTTATCTGTTTCCCGCTAATAAAGAATGAACAAACGGGATCTTTATTAACAATCCTTGTACATTACGAGCCGATTAATGATCAGGGTCCGTTATTTTTCACcacaattaaaaaagaacaatacatgtacataaaatatgtatatggcattgaaaaaatataaatagttaaAAATCAGGATATTGAAAACTATAAAATGGCATAGTTTATTTGTATATGATTCATGTTTGTTGCCGTGAATTTGAAAAATTATCCCAATACAACTGCCGTCGGTTTATTGACGCACATCATTGAAAAGAAGCAGAATTTCGTCGATATTTTTGGTTCTGAACGCTATATTATGTCATcctgtgttgttgttgtcattAAACGCATATCGTTACACACGTTAAATAAAATACTCCTCATTGATTACTTTTTATCGCGTGCCCCGGGATTTATAGAATTGTAAAATGATAATCGTATATATCAACACAATTATATAGAATTCTGAATAAACTCACTTAGTCGCAATGGTAGGGTTTATTAAGGAGCTCGTTTATCGCACATTAGTTTAcaaacaaaaatactttaatgaaaatataatgatataataattaatgttattgttCTATATACCATATGCCTCATACAATTACTTATATTATTCTTATGGGTAAACTTCAATAAATTAATGGGTATTCAAtaacttattttgaaaatttaaacatgaattatgTTTTATCCTGATTATTGCTTACCGTTctgtcatgttttattattttattttttcatgacaaCTATTGCGGTACTTTAAAAACAGAATTTTCTGTAGACATAACTTAATACATCTGAATTGTTATTGGTCGAAATACATAGTACAGAAGTGGTTTTCGGAACTTTTATTGTAGTGCCTTTACATAAATATTCTCTTTTAAATGGTGTTGCCTTTCTGATTTTtattttcgttgttgttgttcttttgtctTTATATTGTCTTTTGTCGCcgcaataacattatattactGGTCAATGTAGATTACCCGAATGGGTTGAAAACGCTTGCTCCTTCTTTACTGAATTTTAACTTATCAATTTTAAACCATGATTATTCTTTTTTAGTTCACGAGAGTACTCCGTGCTCacgatgagcttttgtgatcaccttttgtccggcGTTTGTCGTCCGTCTTGGATCGTCAATATTTACCGTTTTTACACTCTATCCTTCAAATTTATAATGCAATCATCATGAACCTGGTCAAAACGTTTGCAACAATGATATCTTTGCTGATTTTGAAATTTGGTTACGTGAGGTCAAAAAGTATGCCACAAcgcaaaatgaaagaaaaagcttCTTAACACTCGTGGATATTGATCAGAATATTTGCTCTAACGATATCTCAGCCGAAAAAAATGAACATAGAAATTAGATGTGAATGTTTAATggcgtacttttattttgttccaTTATGTCATTATCCCAAAGTAATTAAGTTCCTCACGGTCGCAGGTAAGCGCCTTAGGACCTatgaccctcttgtttatatatgctgtcgttgttgtttttattctcaattttgttgttgtcttttacaCATCAACATTTCGTTACAACTTCACAGAACTTTATTGCTGATTAGTGACGTCCAgctgttttatgtattttgtaaatgTAACCTTCAAGCTCATTTATTGTAGCCTGATATTCTTCTGTGATAGTTTGTATCAGCTAAGTAGATAATAAATCTCCATACACCGCCCCCACAATTTATTGAATATAGTTTTTCCGACTACATtcatgtttcatgaaattgtgtacttatatatttaatatttgctcAACTGTTGTCACAGTGCATGTATGTTCAGTGTATTATGTGACATGTGAAACAAAGAGACAGACAgtcagtttattcagacttatacaacagaaCATCGACTTCATACTTACATaattatacacattattttctgtcatgTGAATCagtataacaaaatcatattatatagcatgcaataatcatttaaaaatataaatgcaatttagcACACTACATTTCAAGAGCAAGAATGTTCCTTGGAGGAAGTAGAGAAATGCATTACACGTCACACGAAACTTATAACTTGTGGAATTAATATACAGATAGGTTAGTATAAAATATACGGCTAATTATTTTTTGTCTTAAGTAATTGTGTCAGcgacatatacatataaaagggTTTTCGTCTTATAAATCAAACTCAATGCatcataaacaataacgttcatacGTGAAATTTATTCTGAGCATATCTGCCAATGCGAATTCTAAATGGGTGAGCAGATACTcatagaagaagaagaagattttatttcagaatcagtAGGCCATAGGCCCATGTGAACATACAGATATGTACATAAACAGTAATAGCAAGTCAAGTtacacaatgaaaataaaaaaaaataaaataaaataaaaatgttgtgttgaaataaatcaagtaccaatacattttaaGGAATGAGTTgtgctaaataattaaataaaataaaaatgttgtgttgaaataaatcaagtaccaatacattttaaGGAATGAGTTgtgctaaataattaaatataacaaagatcCCGATTAATAATACAAGCAGATGCAAATAGGGAGGTTATCGGACAAAACGCAAATATGCGGAGAAggtgtatataattttatatttttgtattttaggtACTATATTTCTGCTCGTTTAgtttatgtcaacacaaaatatatacaacggttatatacaaataacacataattttttATACATCACAATAATTTGCTTCTCGTATATATCCGAATctgtattcatttattatttataatcgtaaatttcaaaagacaaaattatgttgataatttaaTGACTACTTACAAAGTTGCCTAAAAAGATATGCAAGATATCGTTattctaatatttttttttttaaagagacacCGTGATCTGTCAATAACACATGTGTTACAAAagtacaattataataatatttcagtaattgtgttgagtatttatcaataaattaccagTAGAGACTCGGTGAACGAgaaatcatatcattatattactcAATACACATAACGAATGATAATACAATATTGTGCGTTGCACTATCATAAGAGACATAGggtgtattttacaaattatgtatcatttacagattttctgatttaaaaacatttaaatataaacatgcttAGACGCCGAAGTACAATTTCATTTTTGCTTTCAAACAGCTGctttaatttaaacatactaggtctacaccaaaaatattttttgatgtattgtttgcgtaaatcatgatataatgaaCATTCTAAAATGAAGTGAAACTCGTCTTCAAGCTTATCACAAACAGTACATTTTCTATCTTCTAATGGGATACTTATTGGTTTATGCCACCTTCCAGACTCAACTTTTAGATTATGAGAAGAAACAATTATTCTAGTGAAAGCAATCCtgaatttttgaacatttatacaCTTAAGAAACGTTTGAAAATCAAAATCGACTACCTCCCGAAAAAACGTTGCTCGGGTCGAGTTATCCAGACGATGGTGCCATAACTGGATATAACTATCATGAAGACgttgcttaaaaacatacataaaaacatcaaTATCACCGACTCCTTGGGAAAGCCATACTTCGTAGAAGCCCATTGAGGTCAGTAAATCTCGGACTAAAGTAACCCAAGATGTTTTATCAGGGTATATATCTGCATAAgcttttaacatattatatacTATTCGAGTGTATTTGTTGTCATTGCTGATTAACAATTTTAACCAATATCTAACAATTCTAATATATCTTTGATTTGCTAAACTAAATCTACctaaaatgaaatatacaaaatCGTTTTGTGTGGAACGTTTAACTCTTAAAATTCGTTTACAATATAGAGTATGTACTCTCTCAATATTAACAGCATTGTAAAAACCCCAAACTTCACATGAATAACTTAGAATAGGTACAACAAGTTTATCAAACAACTCTAATCTATGAAGTATAGACACATCAGTGAAATTCAATACATAACTGTctaatttgaaaattgctttctgTGCTTTACTAGCTAACGTTCTCTGGGTTTCGCTAAAAGACCCACCTTGAGTAAATACAATACCGAGATAGGAGAAAGacttaacaatttcaatattttcattattaaaaacaaacttcaAATTTCTTGGCAACATTCCAAATTTTCTAAACACTATGACTTTAGTTTTCTGAACATTTATTTTCAGTTTCCATCTGTTACAGTATTCTTGAAGTAAATCCAGACCTTTTTGTAATCCATCTGCTGTATCAGATAAAAGAACAATAACATCAGCGTATAATAGAAGAAATAATTTTGTCATGTAAGTATCTATTCCgtcaaaattgttcaaaattaaataCTCTTCAATATCATTCAAGAACATAGAGAAGAGGAAAGGTGATAGGCATTCTCCTTGTCTAACACCAAGCATACATGTAAATTCATTACTAAGTGTATTGTTATATTTCACACGAGATTTAATACCACTATACATACTTCTAATTACAGTAAGCATTTTACCTCTTACaccaattttaatcaatttataccATAAACTATTTCTTTCTACATAATCAAAAGCTTTACTAAAATCTATAAAACAAGAGTATAACTTCTTTCCAGTATTAATAACATGCGTAATTAAgccatgtaaaacaaaaatattatctgTAGTACTCATACCGCTACGAAAACCTGCTTGTGCCTcgatataaacattatattgctCTGCCCAATTAGTTAAACGATTGTTTAAAATTCTGGTAAATAATTTTCCAATAGTACTTAAAAGCGTTATTCCTCTATAGTTTTCAGGGTTATTTAAAACACCTTTTTTATGTAACGGTATGATATATCCTTCCGACCATGATTCTGGAAAATAACCTGTATCAAaaatagtattaaataaaatattcagaaaaGGTAATAACTGGCCAATGCCATATATCAAAAACTCATTTAACAACATATCAGGACCTGCACTTTTTCCTGTCTTCAATTCCTTTATGGCAGTTGTGATTTCGATATTGCTTATAGGTACGTCGAGCTCACCAAACATAACATGAAATTCATTATTAACAAATCGTTCATTGAAGTACAATACATCTTCATCCGGATTGAAAAAGTGATCGTCTGGATTATTTACagctttaaaatatgtttcaaaagaaGACAATGGTATATTTGGGGACTTTACATGTGAAGCATCTTTTAACATATTCCAGTATAGTTTAGCATTAGTACGTCTatatgtttcaagtttttttgtgcgatcaatattatattttcgttTTTGAAGATTTCAAAACCATTTTGTAATCTGAGCGAGACTTAACTAACAATACACGATTTTCATCAGTTTTACAATTTCTATAccgatttaaaaataacataaaatcttttCGTTTAACTTCACAATCGTCGTCAAACCATACATTGCGTTTCTGAGGtgttaatttatcatttttcttagctatatttttcttaaacaaattacCAGTAACACTAtctaatatatttccaaaatcgAATAAACTTGactcaatgtcattttgatttacagCATTTCTAGTCTTTATAGTCAAATCACTTAACTTATCTGCTACAACATCGTCACTTAAAGCActaatataattttcttttaattcagtATTCCATATATATTTACTTTCTATAGTTACATAATCACCACCATTAACATCATATACAGGTTGATGATTTTGAcgattaatattgttttcatagacAAATTCAATTAAGCAATGGTCTGATAATGGGTTGGGGTCGCAAACAACAAAGGATGTAAAGAATGGATAAACGGATTCAGATACAATGACATAATCTACAAGGCTACAACCTCTATGGCCAACAAATGTATATTTGCCGATGCCGGCGTCTTCACCAATTCGACCATTTAAGATTCGAAGTCCGGTCTGCTtgcaaaaatcaataaaagcaacACCGTTGTTATTAGAATGTCCCTTATCCTGTGAATATCTCGGATAAAATGCGTCAGCACTATAATCATCTGGCAGACACACAAATGGTTCATTCGTGTCGAGAGATACAAATCAGGGTTATCAGACGTTCGACTATTAAAATCACCAGATAACACTATATTGCACTTGCCATTTGTACTATTTTGAATGAAAGCAACAGTCAAGCAAGCGGTCAAATACGTTCCGTTCTTCAGCATTAAAACGACTACTGCCCTCCGGCATCACATAGCAAAGACCAATGAAAATATCATCTGCTAAGTTAAATGGTTTACCATCAAGCCGTAGCCATAGAATATCATCTTCACtctcaaaaaataaaatgttatcgtTAACAAAAGTATTTCTGATATAAATAACTATGCCTCCTGAATCACGTTTAGAATTAGCATGCCTGGttctatgtaaaacaaaatggtcAAAATCGTCGACATTTAAATCTTGTAATTCGTTCGACcaagtctcagtaaacataacaatatcattttcattaaaaattgatGCAATTTCTGAACAGTTCAACTTATTACAGTTTTTAGAAACAAGACTTTGTACATTCAAAAGTGCAAATCTAATGCGCACCTTCTCCTGCGACCGCTAACCAGTGTCATTGTGGCTTATTGGTGAATTACTATCAGTTACGATAGTTTGAGTGTCAGTATTTAAAGTATTATTTCGTGTACACTTCTTGGACTGGGTATCTTGTATTGACTGGGATGCTGTTAACTGTGAACGGAGGTTTCTCTGCGACGAAGAAGACTGGTTCCGACGTTGACCGGGACTGCGACGTTTTGGTGACCTAGATATATGGGAACCATTCACAGGTGCTTTCGGCTTCGCGCCATTGGATTTTGGCGGGGTAATGTTCAAAAACACTTGTGAATTGTATGATTTAGTGTTCACTGCGTCACTATTAGATGAGTTCGGGTTATTTGGTTTTAATAACCTTTGAGTTGAACCCGCAGCACCGTGAACACATGTCAAGTCTAGAGGACCAGGTGTCTGTTGCTCACTAATGACGTCATGCACTGCTTGTCGCGATGTTACTACGTGACCTACATCCATTGGGAATGTAGCTTTTCCAACACTGCTTGAAGGCATAACAGAGACGGGTTTATCAGCTTGTCGCGGCGCTGATGACATAAAATACGGGGGATTGTCTACACTGCTGGTAGATTGGTCATCAAGTATGGGGAAATCAACTAGTCTTGTTTGTGATAGAGTTTGATTCCAATCCGGAAACTCGTCTTTCATAACTGTCTTTCCGCAAATGAGTTTTGCCGGATATACAATGCGTACAGATTCATTAGGGTTTGCCTTTTTGGTGTCTTTGTACAACGGCCATAGTCGTTTTCTTGCCTCGGAAATTTCTATGGGGACGTCACGGTCGATGGAATAACCAGGGAAGGATTTCAGTGTTTTGGCATTGGACAGAATATGCTCTACATCATTGTAGTTCATGAAACAGGCTATAATAGGTCTATAAGACCTGTTTCCCAGCTTGAAAGCACCGAGTCTATGTGCACGATTTATAATGATGTTCTTCGTGTCAATTTGCATTGTATTTGCCAAAAACTCGAACACACGCGTTGCACAGTTTTCATAGCGGGATTCAGAAATACCACGGAAGATCAAGTTATTTCTCCGCCCACGTGCCTCAAGATCAATGGATTTGTATGATAGTGTCTTGAGCAGatgtgattgtttgtttgttacattacaaatattgtttattttgccGCAAGCTAATTTCATGTATTCGTGTGTTGAAGCAATAAGTTCGTGAGAGCTTGCTTGTTCTACTTTTAAGTTCAAAATTTCATCGAAGATCATGGATAACTTCTCTCCTGTATTAGCAATCTCAAACTCTGAAAGGGGTTCTATAGTTAACTTGAAGATACATGTTTGCGCTTTCCACTGAACACTAAATCGCCCGTATCGGCGTTCTCCATCAGTGAATATTGGGAAAATGTATTAGCCATTGTATTGAAGCTACAGTTTAACAGTTATACAGTTAAAAGCACAGCGAGTAAACTACTGTCTCCATTCAAGCGTGACGAAATTTCGCTCAGGGGCTATTTTTTTTGTGCGAATTTCAAAATAATACCCCTCCCAGTAGAGTAATTAAGAAGAATGCCAATAACGCTCTTATTTCAAATGTCATACTGAAAAATTCGCTAACCCGTATTTGCAGATCTCATATCCACTTAAACCCAGCAAAATTTATCCGATCACAAGCTTTTTATGTCTTTAAAACGCTAAAAATCTCCGGAGCAAAAAATAAACGACCCACCGGATGTCACGTGTATATCATAATCTTACACAAAAATAAGCGAAGAGGTTTAGAAAGCAAGTCTTAATATTCATCATATTACAAAGACGTATTAAAAACTGtgtgtatacatatataatacagaGCTGTTATTCATTTCCCCATACGACTCTTGTTAAAAATTGTCAACCATTCTACAAttaaactcgctaataaaactttTAACTTGCGCAACGTTCGGGTATtaaaaaacataaccaaatccaattCAAGCATTAACATTGACATTTGTCACCCAATTTGCATAAACCTAGACAGAATAATCAATATaggcttgttttgttttgttctgatCTCAATTGTTCGTGTTGTGTCTttacattgaaaataatatttcaactatataaaaaaaaaaataataattttaataacattaaaatgttCTGTTCTAGCTGTATAATTGACGATTTAAATTGTGTGATTCATTTTAACGATTAGTTATTCTGAAACAAAACTTTTGTCTATTTTGATCTGtaatttcgatatattttgcaCCGTAATCCATGAATTTGCGACAAAAAATGGAAGTGTATATATTCGCAAACCCGTTCTCCGTTTCCGAAATAAAGAAAAGACTTCGAACCAAGACAATGCGATGAGCTATTGGATATGAACAGGTTATAagttttttcttattaaaaatgttctaaattgtGTAGTTTAATTTTTACAAGTAAACTATTGATGTCTTACTGAACTGTTTAATACTACTAGACCAAAACCGTCtcataactatttcatttaagACTTAGGTCTAagattggttggtgaatacgggccctgtttTAATAAAGCGCAGTGATAATCAATCCCAAATTAAAGGGGCGTTTTCACgtcttggtaaattgacaaaataaaaaaataaaaatctgctTCGCActttttcgttgtagttatgatatttgtgaggaaatagtaatactgaacatttaccatgctctaaaatagccattatatggaTCTTTTGACGATGTGAAAACCTGAAATTTACAAAGc from Dreissena polymorpha isolate Duluth1 chromosome 5, UMN_Dpol_1.0, whole genome shotgun sequence harbors:
- the LOC127882162 gene encoding uncharacterized protein LOC127882162 — encoded protein: MNSIYMPCTDTTMTTIYVTISGIVVPCDVTKTTSCYDVIRMLTSNSIKRDYAIFESTSEKEILLPMKSSMLKVITSWGAEWFRKSLVIRPVDAHTCRLASMSRAQRILHRLTHGRNSSTKRMCTGPHRDAVTEKYCASTAGKSDEVLGKQDIMNRFFLDVKFNSGRSTSQLNDELDAEAYKALTEVLLGRLRDDDKERESVASGLQLDRMRVNCLDSDEDGLSDSGSDVSELNKCFVASFNDTCIADFNWSQAESAFCNDSDCSSVGELEKNVL